A stretch of the Actinoalloteichus fjordicus genome encodes the following:
- a CDS encoding DHA2 family efflux MFS transporter permease subunit yields MIDSVGAATADSDRDAPPPPRANVLIGVLVASAFVMILNETILSVALRDLGVDLDVSTTTAQWLTSGFLLTMAVVIPTTGFLLERFTPRQIFLASLTLFSLGTLLSALAPGFAVLLLGRVVQACGTAVMLPLLMTSAMRLVPAEKRGATMGTIMIVIAVAPALGPTIGGAVLSSLGWRWMFWIVLPLAVAALLIGANLMRLHSETRRVPLDVLSVLLSALGFGGVLYGLSSIGESAGGEHPVPPWAAIVLGLASLGVFTWRQLRLQRDGRALLNLGPFGHRTFVVAMVLAALLFMCLLGISAILLPLYLQTVLNTSTFVSGLAVLPGGLALGLLGRPVGRMFDRFGARPLVIPGALAMTVALWLFVTLGANSPIQAVVAIHVLLMVGLGLMMTPLMTSALSVLPDHLYSHGSAILSTLQQVAGALGTAVFITVASLSSAAPSGVPDAGGLRTAFLVAGGVGVLAFITSLFIGGKSTPDKPESESEPESDDRSIGSTGADGAASEIDNGYEDQEPATARR; encoded by the coding sequence ATGATCGACTCCGTGGGCGCAGCCACTGCGGACTCCGACCGCGACGCCCCGCCGCCGCCGCGCGCCAACGTCCTGATCGGCGTGTTGGTCGCATCCGCCTTCGTGATGATCCTGAACGAGACGATCCTGAGCGTCGCCCTGCGTGACCTCGGTGTCGACCTCGACGTGTCCACGACCACCGCCCAATGGCTGACCAGCGGGTTCCTGCTGACGATGGCCGTGGTCATCCCTACCACCGGATTCCTGCTGGAGCGGTTCACGCCACGCCAGATCTTCCTTGCCTCGCTGACCTTGTTCAGTCTGGGCACGCTGCTGAGCGCGCTCGCTCCCGGCTTCGCGGTCCTGCTGCTCGGCCGGGTGGTGCAGGCCTGTGGCACGGCGGTCATGCTCCCGCTGCTGATGACCTCGGCGATGCGTCTGGTACCCGCTGAGAAGCGCGGTGCCACGATGGGCACGATCATGATCGTCATCGCCGTCGCGCCCGCGCTGGGTCCGACGATCGGCGGCGCGGTGCTGTCCTCGCTGGGCTGGCGCTGGATGTTCTGGATCGTGCTGCCGCTCGCGGTGGCCGCGCTCCTGATCGGCGCGAACCTGATGCGGCTGCACAGCGAGACCCGTCGGGTGCCGCTCGACGTGCTCTCGGTGCTGCTGTCCGCCCTCGGGTTCGGCGGGGTGCTCTACGGACTGTCCTCGATCGGCGAGTCCGCAGGCGGAGAGCACCCGGTGCCGCCGTGGGCGGCGATCGTTCTCGGCCTGGCCTCCCTCGGCGTGTTCACCTGGCGCCAGCTCAGACTCCAGCGTGACGGTCGGGCGCTGCTGAACCTCGGGCCGTTCGGTCACCGCACCTTCGTGGTCGCCATGGTCCTGGCCGCGCTGCTGTTCATGTGTCTGCTGGGAATCTCGGCGATCCTGCTGCCGCTGTACCTGCAGACGGTCCTGAACACGAGCACGTTCGTCAGCGGACTGGCGGTGCTGCCCGGCGGGCTGGCGCTCGGCCTGCTCGGTCGGCCGGTGGGGCGGATGTTCGACCGATTCGGCGCGCGTCCGCTGGTGATTCCCGGCGCCCTGGCCATGACCGTGGCGCTGTGGCTGTTCGTCACGTTGGGGGCGAACTCGCCGATTCAGGCGGTCGTCGCCATCCACGTTCTGCTGATGGTCGGGCTCGGACTGATGATGACCCCGTTGATGACCTCGGCCCTGAGCGTCCTGCCGGATCACCTCTACTCCCACGGCAGCGCGATCCTCTCGACGCTCCAGCAGGTCGCGGGTGCTCTCGGTACGGCGGTGTTCATCACCGTCGCCTCCCTGTCCAGCGCGGCTCCGTCCGGTGTTCCCGACGCGGGCGGACTGCGGACCGCATTCCTGGTCGCCGGGGGCGTCGGCGTGCTCGCCTTCATCACCTCGTTGTTCATCGGCGGGAAGTCGACGCCTGACAAGCCGGAGTCGGAGTCGGAACCGGAGTCGGACGACCGTTCGATCGGATCGACGGGCGCGGACGGCGCCGCGAGCGAGATCGACAACGGGTACGAGGATCAGGAGCCCGCGACCGCCCGACGGTGA